DNA from Terriglobus tenax:
CTAACGCGTTTTGCGTGAAACAGAAAGGCCGCCCATTTGGGCGGCCTTCTTTGTCTTGCGTGAAGCAGGCAAGGCTTACTCAGCCTCAACCGTCTCTGGCTCTTCCGCAACAGCCGTCACAACCTCTTCCGGCTTGTCGCTCTTGATGGTGACCTTCACGTGGGCCGAAACCTCACGGTGCAGCTTGATCGGCACGTGGAACTCGCCGATGGTCTTCAGCGGCTCGTCCAGGGCGATCTTGCGGCGATCAACGGTGAAGCCCTGGGCTTCCAGAGCGGCAGCGATGTCTGACGAGGTGACCGAACCGAACAGGTGATCGCCTTCGCCAACCTTGCGCTCGAAGGTAAGCTCAGCCTCGTTCAGGCTGGTGGCCAGCGTCTCGGCATCACCCTTTTCACGTGCGGACTTGCGCAGGGCCGAGCCCTTCATCTGCTCGATCACAGCCTTGTTCGCCGAGGTCGCTTCAATGGCGAGCTTCTGCGGCAGCAGGTAGTTGCGGCCGTAGCCGTCGGCAACCTTCACAACGTCGCCACGGTGGCCGAGCTTGAGGATATCTTCCTTGAGAATGACTTCCATTTGAATGTCTCCTGTCCCTTTCCTTAGTAGCGTGCTGCGAACGGCAGCAGGGCGATGTTACGGGCCTGCTTGATGGCAGCCGACAGCTTGCGCTGGTGAGTGGTGCATACGCCGGTCAGGCGACGGGGAACGATCTTGCCGCGCTCGGCAACGAAGCCCTGCAGCAGGCGAACGTCGCGGTAGCTGATGGCGTCAATCTTCTCGGTGCAGAACTTGCACACCTTCTTGCGGCGGAAGAACTTGCGTCCGCCAGGAC
Protein-coding regions in this window:
- the rplI gene encoding 50S ribosomal protein L9: MEVILKEDILKLGHRGDVVKVADGYGRNYLLPQKLAIEATSANKAVIEQMKGSALRKSAREKGDAETLATSLNEAELTFERKVGEGDHLFGSVTSSDIAAALEAQGFTVDRRKIALDEPLKTIGEFHVPIKLHREVSAHVKVTIKSDKPEEVVTAVAEEPETVEAE
- the rpsR gene encoding 30S ribosomal protein S18, which translates into the protein MADETTTSTTPAASTPSERPAGERPSGPRGPRPGGPGGPGGPGGRKFFRRKKVCKFCTEKIDAISYRDVRLLQGFVAERGKIVPRRLTGVCTTHQRKLSAAIKQARNIALLPFAARY